From Haloarcula sp. CBA1127, a single genomic window includes:
- the rdfA gene encoding rod-determining factor RdfA: MANTTDGRPSSKVARLIDEYELDGLGAEMEARWTGDGEERMSLRDLAEFFNKRLLERELVDAGLSALESDVESTYENLTGDDISTGVRTDTVNRLERNGVDVDGLETDFITYQAIRSYLKEWRGAEYQGLSDDEKIEKDLESIQRLLTRTLSVTDQRIEKLRDTGRIDIEDFEVFLDAQVLCQSCGSQYAVAEFFEQGGCECQQD, from the coding sequence ATGGCGAATACGACAGACGGCCGGCCGTCGAGCAAAGTCGCTCGACTCATCGACGAGTACGAACTTGATGGACTCGGTGCGGAGATGGAGGCTCGCTGGACGGGTGACGGTGAAGAGCGCATGAGCCTCCGTGACCTCGCGGAGTTTTTCAACAAGCGCCTCCTCGAACGCGAACTGGTCGATGCGGGCCTGAGCGCCCTCGAAAGCGACGTGGAATCGACCTACGAGAATCTCACCGGTGACGACATCAGCACCGGGGTTCGGACTGACACGGTCAATCGACTCGAACGCAACGGTGTCGACGTCGATGGTCTCGAAACCGATTTCATCACGTATCAGGCTATTCGGTCGTATCTGAAGGAGTGGCGCGGCGCGGAGTACCAGGGGCTGTCCGACGATGAGAAGATCGAAAAGGATCTGGAAAGCATTCAGCGGCTACTGACCCGAACGCTGTCGGTCACCGACCAGCGCATCGAGAAACTGCGTGACACGGGCCGCATCGACATCGAGGACTTCGAGGTGTTTCTGGACGCACAGGTGTTGTGTCAGTCCTGTGGCAGCCAGTACGCCGTCGCGGAGTTCTTCGAGCAGGGCGGCTGTGAGTGTCAGCAGGACTGA
- a CDS encoding aminotransferase class V-fold PLP-dependent enzyme, protein MDPAELRASIPALERCTYFNTGASGPTPRPVVNAATAFLERHAFDAPTDEGPYTVAWDALAAAREVVASHIGTDAANVALTRSTADGVNMVAGAIDWQPGDVVVRTDLEHPAGTLPWDRLADTHDIEVRVLETDAGRLDMADVKDAVADARLVALSSLSWTHGTNLPVSDVVDVAHDAGAQVLVDAVQSVGQHPVDVTEWGADFVAAAGHKWLLGVWGGGFLYADPDGYDRLHQTRIGYRSVENPGADGYEYHEGARRFEVGTTSPVPYVALAHAIETVEAIGFDTIQPRVERLTDRLKDGLGDRLLSPRDYESGLVTFTADDPEATVERLAAEGVIIRSLSHPEALRASVHAFNTADDIDRLLDAL, encoded by the coding sequence ATGGACCCAGCCGAGCTCCGAGCGTCAATCCCGGCACTCGAACGGTGTACGTACTTCAACACGGGGGCAAGCGGGCCGACACCGCGCCCTGTGGTCAACGCTGCAACGGCGTTTCTCGAACGCCACGCCTTCGACGCACCCACCGATGAGGGGCCCTATACGGTTGCGTGGGACGCTCTCGCGGCGGCCCGCGAAGTCGTCGCCAGCCATATCGGGACTGACGCCGCCAACGTCGCCTTGACTCGCAGTACCGCAGACGGGGTCAACATGGTCGCTGGGGCTATCGACTGGCAGCCCGGCGATGTGGTGGTTCGGACCGACCTCGAACACCCCGCCGGCACGCTCCCCTGGGACCGACTGGCCGACACCCACGATATCGAGGTCCGGGTGCTGGAAACAGACGCCGGTCGGCTCGACATGGCTGACGTGAAAGACGCCGTGGCCGACGCCAGACTAGTGGCGCTGAGTTCGCTCTCCTGGACCCACGGGACTAACCTCCCGGTTTCGGATGTTGTCGATGTGGCCCACGACGCTGGCGCACAGGTACTCGTCGACGCCGTCCAGTCTGTTGGGCAACACCCCGTCGACGTGACCGAATGGGGTGCGGATTTCGTGGCCGCGGCGGGCCACAAGTGGCTGCTGGGTGTCTGGGGCGGCGGGTTCCTCTATGCCGACCCGGACGGGTATGACCGACTGCACCAGACCCGTATTGGCTACCGGAGCGTCGAAAACCCCGGTGCTGACGGATACGAGTACCACGAGGGCGCGCGCCGCTTCGAAGTCGGCACCACCTCACCGGTTCCCTATGTCGCGCTCGCGCACGCCATCGAGACGGTCGAGGCTATTGGGTTCGATACAATTCAGCCCCGTGTCGAGCGGCTGACCGACCGGCTCAAGGACGGCCTCGGTGACCGACTGCTGAGCCCCCGCGACTACGAGTCGGGACTCGTGACGTTCACTGCCGACGACCCCGAGGCGACCGTCGAGCGACTCGCGGCGGAGGGTGTCATTATCAGGTCGCTTTCCCACCCCGAGGCGCTCCGGGCGTCGGTCCACGCGTTCAACACGGCTGACGATATCGACCGCCTGCTTGACGCGCTGTAG